The DNA segment ATATAGTCCAAGCGAGCGCGCATGAGTCTCTGACTCGATTTTCCAATCTCACAAAATAAGCGCGTTTGCACTTTCTTTTATCTTCTTTAGCGCTACTTTAAGTGCAAACAATTCTCTTCCAAGCCCAATAACAAAAGCCCATTACTCTTCTCTCGTTTTTTTCTATTTCTTTTCCTATTCTTCTTTTTCTCTTCTttaattcttctttcttctcttaaatctcatttttctcttcttttccaaAACACGTCAATAATTTtctacaaccacaaaaacaacaaaacccatacataaatctgctcgaaacaaataattaacaattaaaattatatataaattaagtgtataaaatacacttatcacaattaaattattgataaaaaatagatgataaaaatattttatatcaatAATTTTCTTCTCATGTTTTCTTTAAAATAACTTTAGGAATATgattaaaatcaattaaaatgttgtattCAATGAGTCaaaatataaatgcataaattaaatgatttatataaaaaaaatagatgatagaaatattttatatctatAATTTTCTTCACATGTTTTCTTTAGAATTTAGAATGATTTTAGGAATATagtgaaaattaattaaaatggtttattcaataattcaaaaaataaatgcaCAAATTTAGTGAATAAGCAACCCATTGATTCTCCACAAATTTAATATCCCAAATTTGACCCTAATTTTTACACCATTTTTCCACACAATGCTCATGCAATTAATACATATAATTCATAGTTCCTGGGCATTGTAGTAAATACACAATGCAAAAACTTTGTCCcccattcatatttttatagtaaaaataaataattttcttCACATTTTTTCTTTAGAATTTAGAATGGCTTTAGGAATatgatgaaaattaattaaaatattgtattcaatgattcaaaaaataaatgcacaaatttaatgaataagcaacATATTGATTCTTCACAAATTTAATATCCCAAATTTGATCCTAATTTTTACACCATTTTTCCACATAATGTCCATGCAATTAATACATATAATTCATAGTTTTTGGGCAATGTAATAAATACACAATGCAAAAATTTTGCATaccattcatacttttatagtagaaaTAGATAATTTTATCCACATGTTTTCTTTAGAATTTAGAATGACTTTAgaaatatgatgaaaataattaaaatgttgtattcaaggattcaaaaaataaatgcacaaatttaattaataagcAACACATTGATTCTCCACAAATTTAATATCCCAAATTAGACCTTAATTTTTACACCATTTTTCCACACAATGCCCGGCCCATGCAATTAATACATATAATTCATAGTTTCTGGGAAATGTATTAAATACACAATGCAAAAACTTTGCCCaccattcatacttttatagtagaaaTAGATTATTTTCTTCTCATGTTTTCTTTATAATTTAGAATGACTTTCGGAATATggtaaaaatcaattaaaatgttgtattcaatgattcaaaaaataaatgcacaaatttaatgaataagcaacACATTGATTCTAACCAAATTTAATATCCCAAATTTGACTCTAATTTTTACACCATTTTTTTACACAATGTCCATgcaattaaaacatataattCATAGTTGGGCAGTGTAGTAAATATACAATGCAAAAACTTTGCCCACCattcataattttatattagAAAATAGATAATTTTCTTCACATGTTTTCTTTAGAATTTAGAATGACTTTAGGAATatgatgaaaatcaattaaaatgttattcaatgattcaaaaaataaattcacaaatttaatgaataagcaacACCTTGATTCTCCACAAATTTAATATCCCAAATTTGTCCCTAATTTTTACACCATTTTTCCACACACAATGTCCATGCAAATAATACATATAATTCATAGTTTTTGAACAATATAGTAAATACACAATACAAAAACTTTGTCCaccattcatatttttatagtcTAAATAGATTGCCTATGCGTTCATTTCCGTAGCTcattaatttattgattattcatAGTCATGATCGTTCAATTCCCTCATTAATGTATTCACTAATAATCATAGTCAATAATATCACTATTATGaggaatataataataaatgcacataaaaCCATTTGACCACCgcaatttatataaaatttaacacATATCTATATCTATCCCCGTGTCATGATTTGTCATATCAATAATATCTCATTAATTATGCTTATGTGTAAAAATATTGACCATCGGATATATAATTTGGGTAATACCCATTGTGTAGGATCTCATTAACTCTATATCTATGGGCAATTTGGGAACACCAAAATCTCAAAagtataaaagtaaatacacaattcaaaattttattcatGCTTATATAATAGAATTAGATTCTTAAAACAAAATAAGCTCAATTAGTACTAAAATactgatttaaaaaaattaaaaccaaataatcatgcatatatgaccaaaataaaaatttaaaaatttgaatataGGAAATACATTTTTTATgggaaataataaataattgcatttgtaaaaattaaatctcatttatttttttaaaaatatttttaaaaaaattaggtgAACTGATCAAATCGGTTTTGAACCTGTTCACCAGTTCAAGGCCGGTCGAACCGGTTTTTGACCGAGTTTGACTGGTTCCGAGCGAGTTAAAGGGAAAATTGTTTTTAGCTAGACATATATTTCGGACCGGTTCTCAGCCGAAACAGCCGGTCTGGTCTGGTTTGTTCAACACCAAACTTTAATTGATTTCCCAACAAATTAAATAGTTTATATCCTAGTAATTAAATATTAGTCTATGTTGGATCGATACATGGACTTATCATccatttactattacttgacatTGACCCCTAGCTAAATTTGTTCCCGACCAAATTTGGTCAATATCTTACcgagaaaaaaattattgacaTCATTGACAAGCTAAAAAGTAATAATATTGATCtgtcatattttttaaaaaaatatgagttAAAACCTATGGCTGCGGTCAAAATACAACTCTCACTCGATGCACACTGGGTAAACATTTTATTTAACATAATACCTTCGAGTTAACATATAATCACCTGCAAACCACGATAGTACGTCAAGTAAACTTTGTTCCCTAAAGTGCAAGCATCATTCATATAtacaaacaaaattttttacGAAATAAGTTGCAACATGCAAAATACAACCGACATCGAAATTAAAATCCAACTTCTTCAAATTAAAGTTCAAAATATAGTtcacaaataattttaaatttctacCCATTCatcaatcaaaaataatatttcttgttgtctttttttcttctttattAGCAATTGGCTGTGGAATTCAGCAATGCAGTCAGCAATTTTTGGTCGTCGTTCTTCCTCAtaattatttacaaaaatgataGAGACAACTTACCTGTTAACTTGACAACAAAACTTACCTCTAATCTTCTCCAATCTCCATTATCCTGTTTCCCTCAAATGGCTTCTGCATTTCTCTGCAACACTACTTCATGTTTCATGCTGATTCTTTTGCTTCCAATATTTTCCAATGCGCAGCCTTATACCAATGTTTCTTCGGGCTCGTCGCTCATTGCGAACGACCCTACTTCATCTTGGTTATCTCCATCCGGTGATTTTGCTTTTGGTTTCCAACAGATTACCCCTGGTGGAGGCTACATGCTAGCCATCTGGTTCGACAAAATACCCGAAAAAACCATAATTTGGTCTGCAAATCGAGATAAACCAGCTGCACAAGGATCCAAGATTCAGATTTTTGCAGATGGGAGATTTGAACTTGATGATCCAAGCGGTCAGCCGATTTGGAGTGCTGCCCTGGCCAGCTCCAATGTCGCATATGGCGCCATGCTTGACACGGGTAACTTTGTGCTGGTAGGCAATGCATCAGCTGTCCTGTGGCAAAGTTTTGATAATCCAACCGATACCATTTTACCAGCCCAGATACTCAACCAGGGCAGTAGATTGGTTTCCAGCTTTTCGGAGACGAATTACTCGAGTGGGAGATTCAATTTTTGGATGCAAAATGATGGGAATCTTGTGTCTTACTTCAGAAACTTCCCAATGGATGACAACATGGGTCCATATTGGTCATCAAATACTGTTGGCAATGACAGTGGATTCCAAGTGATCTTTAACCAATCTGGCTACATCTTCATCACAGCAGAGAATGGAACTATACTCAGTTTTCTGTCATCCAATGGAGCTTCAACCACCAAATATTACCAGAGAGCGATATTGGATTACGACGGGGTTTTGAGGCATTATGTATATCCTAAGTCTGACGATCCAACGGTTGGAAGGCCGATGAATTGGTCGGTTTTGCACTTCTTACCCGATAATATATGTATCAGTATACCGACCAAATCGGCATGGGGTGCGTGTGGCTTCAACGGCATATGCTCCCTGGGAATTGATCAGAGGCCTAATTGTTTCTGTCCCACCGGTTACTCTCCTATGAATCCAAGTGACAAGATGAGCGGATGCAAGCAAGATTTCATCGCACAGAGTTGTGATCAACAATCACAAGATACATCACATTTCAACTTCTTAGACATGCATAACACCGATTTCCCTGGTGGTGATTACATATCATATCAACATGTCCAAGAAGATTGGTGTCGACAGGATTGTCTCGATGATTGTTTATGTGTCGTTGTTGTATCTCGAGACAATTCTTGTTGGAAGATGAAGTACCCCCTTTCGAATGGAAGAGTTGACCAAAGCATTGGGGGGAAAGCATTGATAAAAGTAAGGATAAACAATTTGACATTAGCCCCTGCCGGGATTAATCTGAATAAGAGAAACAGATCCACTCTCATTATCACAGGAATATCTGTTCTGTTAGGAGGTTCGGTGTTTCTTAACTTCGCTTTCTTGTTGTTTGGCTTTTATTTGAAACGGCGAAAATTGAATATGCTTCAACCATATACGAATACACTTGCTGGGGTAGTTGACATAAGAAGCTTTAGTTTCAAAGAGCTACAAGAAGCAACAAATGGATTCAAGGAGGAATTGGGTAGTGGGGCTTGCTCGACTGTTTACAAAGGGACCTTGAACAACGAAAATGGCCGTTTAATCGCGGTGAAAAAGTTGAATAAGGTAGCCAAAGAAGTTGAGCAGGAATTTAAAGCCGAAGTGAACTCAATCGGTAGAACTAACCACAAAAATCTGGTCCACTTACTAGGATATTGTGATGAAAGTCAAAACAGGCTTCTTGTTTACGAATACATGAGCAATGGCTCCGTGGCAAGCTttttattcaacaactcaaggcCTAAGTGGTACCAAAGGGTGCAAATTGCTTTTTCAACTGCAAGAGGGCTCTGCTATTTGCATGAGGAGTGCAACACTCAAATTATACACTGCGACATCAAGCCTCAAAACGTACTTTTAGACGAATCCCTTGTAGCAAAGATCTCAGATTTCGGGCTAGCAAAACTTTTAAGGCCTGATCAGACACGAACGACCACAGGAATCCGAGGAACTAGAGGGTATGTAGCTCCTGAATGGTTCAGAAACTTGCCTATCACAGCCAAGGTGGATGTTTACAGCTTTGGTATGTTGTTACTGGAGCTCATTTGCTGCCGAAGGAACGTGGAAACAAACGTTACAAACGAGAACGAGGTGATTCTTGCGGATTGGGTTTATGATTGTTATCAAGAAGGTAGGCTGCGGTTGCTAGTGGCCGATGATGAGGAAGCCCTGGACGATATCAAACGGTTGGAAAAGTTCGTGATGGTTGCCATTTGGTGCATACAAGAAGACCCATCAATCAGGCCTAACATGAAGAGAGTTCTTCATATGCTTGAAGGATCTGTTGAAGTGCCTCTTCCGCCAGATCCTGAATCCTTTGTGAATTAGATTCAATACATATAATATGAAGTCCGTATCCAACCAAAGTCTCTCCCTGGTTTTAGTTTCGTACAAATTCAGTACTATCATGAAATTCCTTGTTTATTTATTCAGTGATAATTAAAAAACTGTCGTTGCAAGTCTATTGAGGTACTGTTTGAgagtagtgtttgagagagcttctacGAAAGGCTTCTCAGTTCtcactttttttttaacaaaattttaagtCTGTTTGAGATAGCTTCTAAAAGCATTTTTTTCGGCCTTTGCTTTacgaaaaaaaattgaaaagtgtttcttagaagctctcccaaatacTAATTCTCACaattaaattctgaataaaGCCTAGATTCGGGTGTAACAGAACAAACGATGTCGAGACAAGAGCACCTTCATTCCTCGATAAATCGAAAATAAGATGGTGGATATAAAAATCCACAACGGATCGTGTCCTTCAATTtatgctttaaaaaaaatctttttttatACTATGATTAAACAAGGGGGACTTGGAGTTAAATCCCCAATCCAAAACTTAATTTTTGATTCAGTACCAATGTCAGACAAATTTAGTTTTGACTTCCTAATGCATTACAAAATTTATTTCTAACTCCCTATTGACTTTTTTTAGCTTTTTGttccctttttttttatttattcattattatatgtaaatattGTATTCTCTCTCTCTCACTTCGTCATCTTCCTCCCCCAATCTCTAATGCATCGGGTCCTAACCAGAAAACTCATCCATCCATCTCATCGCTGAAGCCTACCAACGGAAGAGAAGCCATAACCAAATAACTCATCTATCTTTCTCTCTTTCTCTCCTCAGATTCTATCAACATATTTCCATTTATTCTCCTCAATGTAGGAAACCATAGCAAAACCCATGGGGCGTAAGAACCACTGGCCTGCGACAGCTATTGAAAAGTTTTGCAAGGGACGACGACAGGAAGAAGAGATCCGAACTTAAGAAAACGAGGAAGTGGGCTTTTCTGTTCTGTTTGTCGCCTTTGTCCTATTTTTTAATGCAATTTGTGTTACATTATTTTGatcttgattttatttgtatattTTTCATTCTTGTGTTCGTTACTGTTTTGAATTTGGTAATGTTATCGATTTTAAACTATATTAAATGGATGATTGCCATTGTTAATTTTCAAGTAAGTTTGAGAAAATCCCAAAGTAAATTTCATTTTCCAGTAGGTTTGAGAAAATCCCcaaagtaaaattttttttgaaactagACAAATGTTGAGCTTACataacacttttttttttttgtctgaaGATAGTGGAGTCAATAGTGAAGGTGGTATGATGCTGCTAGGAAGTTGTTCTTACAGTAAGAATTTGTTTATCTTTACAATAGAGGAGGATATGAGTCTAATGCAGATGTATTTGCAACTTGGCAAAAAATGTGATCAAATCAATCCTTCTTCAACCTTCTTGCAATATCTTGCACCTCACCGAAAGTTATATGTGACATTGaatgaagatccagatgttaGTAATATGATCCGATTGTTTGTCTACATGAAAGTAAACATCATTGACATGATAGCAATCCGAAAAGAAGAAATTATTTCAAGTGACAAGAATATTCTGAGGTAATTCATGTCTTTCTCTGTTTTTAGTTGTGCTACACCCGAACGatagaaataaatatttcaatttaCCTTTAATTTATTCATACAGTTAGTAAGTACATTTTATTTAAGATATGGATGTTGGTATTTCAAGTGATTTactgaaatattttattgttgtttttctTTAATTAAGGAATGAGTTTGATGCGGATAATGGTTCTTCGAGTGCATCTCAATATGAAATGGTTCTACAAAGTAACTCCATTGATGCTTGGAGTCATTTGATTCGTGGAGAGgggcaaaattttaaaaatgctgATGAGTTTCGAAAGGTTCTTAAAAACTATGCTATTGCTACCATGAGATCGTTCGTGTATAAGAAAAATGACCAACAAAAGGTCTTCGTTGTTTGTAATGTCAGTGGTTGTTCATGGAAAATATATGCATCCAAATATAAGGCAGATGGAACGTTTGGAATTAGAAAATGTTGTCTTCAGCACGTATGTGAAGAGGCAAATCTTCGGAGCAGAGGCCATCCAAAGGCTGATTCTGCTTGGGTGGCGAATATCATTAAAGATAAATTGAGAGGAGAACCATCATACCGACCGTCCGCAATTGTAAGAGATATTCATAGGGAATATGGCGTTGAATTGAAGTACCATACAGCATGGATGGGGAAAGAAATAGCAATGCATCAACTTTATGGGACAGAGAAAGGATGTTTTGATAAATTGAGGTGGTATTGTGATGCTTTGAAACAAACAAATCCTGGTAGTTGGGCTGATTGTGAGGTTGATGAAATGAACAAATTTCGACGACTTTTTATATCTTTACATGCATGTATTGTTGGATTTGTTAAGGGATGCAGACCGTTGATTTTTTTAGATGGAacacatataaaaaataaattcaaaggtTGCATACTAAGTGCTGTGACAAAAGATGCTAATGATGACCTATTCACTTTAGCATTTGCGGTTGTGGAGGCTGAGAATGATGCTAACTGGGAATGGTTCTGTTTGAAACTGAGGGGAGTCTTGGCAATGCAAAATTGTATAGTTTTCTCACAGTTCACTTTTTTTTCTGATAGACATAGTGGTCTTGTTAAGGCAATCCCCAATATATTCGCCGGTAGTCACCATGCATATTGTCTATGACACTTGGTGGATAATTTTCGTACGCGGGTAAGTGCTATAATagttcattttattttaaataatattttttgtatgcgagatttttaatattattttatttaaattttagattttgaaGAAGTATCCATTGCACAACAAAAAGTATTGGGAATCTATATTCCACAAAGCAGCATACGCGGCAACTGAGAGTGAGTTTATTGTTCATATTATTAGTATAATCCAGTCAATGCCTCTTGCAGaagaatttattaaaaattcagAACCCGAGAATTGGGCAAATTGCTTATTTTCTGGAAAAAGATGGGGCATAATCAACAACAATCAAGCAGAATGTTGGAATAGTTGGGTTAAACCCGCAAGGTATTTGCCAATTGTATCCATGATTGATACAATACGGTTACAAATAATGAGCATGATGAATAAAAGACGAGAGTCGTCTCTCCTAATGGTTGGAATCCTATCTCCTAAGCCAGAAAGTAGTTTGTTACAAAACTACACTAAATCTCGAAATTTGAAGGTTGATAGGTCTAGTTCATTGCTTTTTGAGGTTTTGGATGGTGATAAAAGTTGTGCAGTGGATCTGGGAAACTGGAGTTGCTCATGTAGAATCTGGAAAATTAATGGGATCCTTTGTAACCATGCTTGTGCTGCTATTGAGTCAAAAGGTTTGTCAATATATGACTTTTGTGACTCTTGCTACAAAGTTGAAAATTATCGGAGAGCTTATGCGGCAGTTGTCAATCCAATCCCTACATTTGATTTCAATGCTGATTTACCACATTCTAATGGCGATATAATTAGACCTCCGGATGTTCGATCGCAGCCAGGACGTAGAAGGACACAAAGATTCCCGTCTCAAGTA comes from the Henckelia pumila isolate YLH828 chromosome 1, ASM3356847v2, whole genome shotgun sequence genome and includes:
- the LOC140873966 gene encoding uncharacterized protein — translated: MDDCHYSGVNSEGGMMLLGSCSYSKNLFIFTIEEDMSLMQMYLQLGKKCDQINPSSTFLQYLAPHRKLYVTLNEDPDVSNMIRLFVYMKVNIIDMIAIRKEEIISSDKNILRNEFDADNGSSSASQYEMVLQSNSIDAWSHLIRGEGQNFKNADEFRKVLKNYAIATMRSFVYKKNDQQKVFVVCNVSGCSWKIYASKYKADGTFGIRKCCLQHVCEEANLRSRGHPKADSAWVANIIKDKLRGEPSYRPSAIVRDIHREYGVELKYHTAWMGKEIAMHQLYGTEKGCFDKLRWYCDALKQTNPGSWADCEVDEMNKFRRLFISLHACIVGFVKGCRPLIFLDGTHIKNKFKGCILSAVTKDANDDLFTLAFAVVEAENDANWEWFCLKLRGVLAMQNCIVFSQFTFFSDRHSGLVKILKKYPLHNKKYWESIFHKAAYAATESEFIVHIISIIQSMPLAEEFIKNSEPENWANCLFSGKRWGIINNNQAECWNSWVKPARYLPIVSMIDTIRLQIMSMMNKRRESSLLMVGILSPKPESSLLQNYTKSRNLKVDRSSSLLFEVLDGDKSCAVDLGNWSCSCRIWKINGILCNHACAAIESKGLSIYDFCDSCYKVENYRRAYAAVVNPIPTFDFNADLPHSNGDIIRPPDVRSQPGRRRTQRFPSQVKKRVTKCARCHKPGHNRRKCKEAI
- the LOC140873965 gene encoding G-type lectin S-receptor-like serine/threonine-protein kinase LECRK3, coding for MASAFLCNTTSCFMLILLLPIFSNAQPYTNVSSGSSLIANDPTSSWLSPSGDFAFGFQQITPGGGYMLAIWFDKIPEKTIIWSANRDKPAAQGSKIQIFADGRFELDDPSGQPIWSAALASSNVAYGAMLDTGNFVLVGNASAVLWQSFDNPTDTILPAQILNQGSRLVSSFSETNYSSGRFNFWMQNDGNLVSYFRNFPMDDNMGPYWSSNTVGNDSGFQVIFNQSGYIFITAENGTILSFLSSNGASTTKYYQRAILDYDGVLRHYVYPKSDDPTVGRPMNWSVLHFLPDNICISIPTKSAWGACGFNGICSLGIDQRPNCFCPTGYSPMNPSDKMSGCKQDFIAQSCDQQSQDTSHFNFLDMHNTDFPGGDYISYQHVQEDWCRQDCLDDCLCVVVVSRDNSCWKMKYPLSNGRVDQSIGGKALIKVRINNLTLAPAGINLNKRNRSTLIITGISVLLGGSVFLNFAFLLFGFYLKRRKLNMLQPYTNTLAGVVDIRSFSFKELQEATNGFKEELGSGACSTVYKGTLNNENGRLIAVKKLNKVAKEVEQEFKAEVNSIGRTNHKNLVHLLGYCDESQNRLLVYEYMSNGSVASFLFNNSRPKWYQRVQIAFSTARGLCYLHEECNTQIIHCDIKPQNVLLDESLVAKISDFGLAKLLRPDQTRTTTGIRGTRGYVAPEWFRNLPITAKVDVYSFGMLLLELICCRRNVETNVTNENEVILADWVYDCYQEGRLRLLVADDEEALDDIKRLEKFVMVAIWCIQEDPSIRPNMKRVLHMLEGSVEVPLPPDPESFVN